The Vibrio sp. 16 genome segment CGCTTGAAGTTTGTTTTGGCGCTCCAGCATTGAGGAGTTACGTTGTTGCAGTAGGTTGTATGCGCAAGCCATCGCGATAAGAATTGCCGACAATAAGACAATCGACGCGAGTTTGGATTTTATTGTTAGGTTACTTAGTTTCATTATTGATCCGATATTATTGTTCTGACGTCACCGCGAACTTTAACAAGGATCCGTTTTCTTTGAGCGACTGAGTTCATAAAACCACACTGTTCATAAGTTTTCATATCAGTAAGGTGCATTTGATCAAACAATGCGCAAAATGAATAAAATACGGTAAATTTTCATGGCGTTAGGCACAGTTTGCTTCGGTAGGACGGCTGCGAGAGCTGACTAAGAGATGTGGTGAAGGAGAGAGCGGTAGGTTTGCTAGCGTCCGCTTGTGCAACTGTCCAACGTCAGGGTGAATGTCATCCCTGATTCCGTGTTGAGCGAGGCGTGAATGGTGCCTCGCATGTCTCTGACATTATTGGCGGTGATGGCAAGACCCAAGCCAAGACCTTCGCCAATTTTTTTATTGGTTTGGAATGGTTCAAAGATGGAGCCCAGTTGGTCAGGGTCAATGCCGCAGCCATTATCGGAAACATCGAGAGTGACCTTATCACCGATGCGCTTGGCGTTGATGCTAATGGTTGGAGTAGCGCGACCTTTGAGCGCATCAATCGCGTTGCGAATCAGGTTACCAAGCACTTGACGCAGGCGTACCTCTTCTCCCAATACCCAATTGACATCTTGCGCCACCCGCACTCGAACATCGATTGATCTTAGGGCGTCTTGCTCTAGCCGGAGTACTTCTTCTAGGGCCAAGGTCAGAGAGACGGGCTCAGGCTTTTCCAGTTTCTGGAAGGCAAAGGATTTCAGCTGAGAGGTCATGTTAGCCATCCGATCAATTAGGGTGCTGACCAGTTCTAAATTGGCTTGGGCCAGTTTTGTTTCACCCCGTTCGATAAGCAGTTGATTACTGGATAATAGCGTTCTCAATCCTGTCAACGGCTGGTTGAGTTCATGCGTAATCGCGCTCGACATTCTACCTAATGCTGCTAATTTACTGGTTTCGATAAGCTCCTTCTGCGCTTCCTCTAGCGCTTGGCTTCGCTCTTCAACTCGTTGTTGCAGCAGTCGGTTTGCTGATTCCAGTGCGATTTCCGCCTTCTTACGTTTACTGATGTCCATGATGGTACATAAGTAGTAGGAGTGTGCATCCCAGCGGAATTGGCTGATTGAAAATAGGACCGGGAAATGACTGCCATCACTGCGTCGGGCGAAGGTTTCGACGCTACTCAGTTCGGCGACCTCCCGATGTTGAGAAAGGTTTTTGAGCAGCCTAAGTGTGGTTGAGTTTGGATTTCCTGTATCGAACAGCTGCCAAGCATCCACTGAACCAATCATGGAATCAGCGAGGTTAAAGTAGCGTTTTGCCATCGAGTTAATGTCGGTGATCAAACCGTCTTTATTGACTAATAGTATCCCTACGTGAGTTTTGTTGATCATGGCATTGAGCCGCTTTTCAGACTCGACTAATAATTTCTGAATTCTCACTTGGCTCAAGGCTTTTTGATGCTTCTGATAGCGAATGATGAGTAGTAAACAGACCACCACACAAGCCGCGGCAATGCTCCAGCTTAACCAGGCAACATTGTTTTCCATTGTACTGATTGGGGTGAGATAGGTGAGCTCCCATTGCAGATCGTCTAGCAGGACAGATTGCGCGAGGTAACGCGTTTTACCGAGCGGCCAAATTGAAAAACGAGTGTCATCGAACAAAGTGGTTGGCTCGCTCATTTGTTGTTTGTCGAACGCATCATTAAACCAGTCCGCTGTGAAAGTCTTGCTACTAGAGAGAAAAACGTGGCTGTTGGGTTTCTCTGCCAAAATGATTTCTTCACTGGTAAGCCACTGTTCGGTGAGTAAGCTCAGGTCGATTTGAACGACGACAATGCCAGCAATATCGAGCCCCAAGTACATCGGCGCGGCGAGGAAATACTCAGCAAAGGTTCCCTTGTTTTTGGTGACGACTGCCACGCCTTCACGTTGTTTATGGATTTGTTTAACAATGGATTCGATATCTGTGGGGGGGAGTTGGTATTGCTTTGAGCTTGATGCCAACACATCCCCGCTTGATGAGAGAATCGACCAACCGAGCGTATTGGCGGCTTTGTCGAGCTTGGCCAGTTGCTCTTCGATATCAGGTTGTAGTGTTAGGTTGCCTTTGAGGTAGTCGAGGCTTTGTGAGTCATTAGTCACAAGGTAAGGCAAATGGTAGAAACGTTGCAACGAGCGTCGCGCATCACCGATGTAGTCGAGCAATCGCTGCTCGGTTTGGCTTTGAATTGCGCTCAAGCTCCATTGAGTGGCGATCTCTCTGCTGGCGATCTGAATGGCGCTGATGGCCGAGATCACGAGAATCACTAGCCAATAACGATGACCTTTACTCATTGGCGTTTCCTAACTCAAACGGATGGGCTTCTCATTGGTTTTACTGTCAACACGCTAGCAAATTCCCAATTTTTTGTTAAGAACTTGTAGATGAAAAGTGGGAGCTAGCTCCTTTCCGTTGTTGACTTTTTCTCATACCGTTGCTGAAGGAGGAATGCATCGTATGGAAGAAGTTATGGAAGCATGTGTCGCACTGGTGGAAGATGATGCCATTGTTCGTCAAGCGACCAGTCAGTGGCTGCAGCTCGCTGGGTTTGAAGTGAGCCCGTTTGATGATGGTGAGCAGTTGATGGTCTCGCTCCAGCACAGTGAATTCGACGTAATCGTCAGTGATGTAAGACTGCCCGGCATAGATGGCGTCGATCTGCTGAGCCAAGTTAAGCAGCGATTTCCAACTATTCCCGTGATATTGATTACCGGCCATGGTGATGTGGATATGGCGGTGAAAGCGCTGCAAATGGGCGCTTATGACTTTATAGAAAAGCCGTTTGATCCTCAGCGTTTGTCCGATACCGTGTTAGCCGCGGCTGCCCATTATCAACAGGGCAAAGAGCGAGAAGATAGACGCTCTTATCTTGAGAGCGTCGACGGGATTGAAGAAATCATCATTGGTCGTAGTCAGGTGATGTGCGATCTTCGGGAGCAAATCGCCAAAGTGGCGACCATCGATACCAATGTGATCATATACGGCGATACGGGCTGTGGTAAGGAGTTGGTTGCGACATGTTTGCATCAGTTCAGTCGCCGGCAGCGTCATCCTTTCGTTCCCCTCAATTGCGGAGCAATTCCAGAAAACCTATTTGAGAGCGAGCTGTTTGGTCATGAAGCAGGGGCGTTTACAGGAGCGACCAAACGTCGCGTTGGAAAGCTGGAGTATGCCAACAAAGGGACACTTTTTTTTGATGAAATCGAGAGTATGCCGCTCGCGATGCAAGTGAAAGTATTGCGCTCTTTGCAAGACCATATGGTTGAGCGAGTGGGAGGCAATCAGCCAATCTCAGTCGATTTGCGCGTTGTGGCTGCCGCCAAACACGATCTCATGAACCATCCTGATTTTCGCCAAGACCTTTACTATCGATTGAACGTCGCTCAGCTTTATCTTCCGCCCCTTTGCGAACGCGAAGATGACGCCTTGCTGCTGTTTGAGCACTTTTCCCATCAAGCCAATCAGAATACGCGTTTAGCCAGTGAAGCAGACAGGCAAGCCCTATTGACCTACTCGTGGCCTGGCAATGTTCGTGAATTGCGCAATGTCGCGATCCGGTTTGCACTCGATGAATCGGTCACGGTGGGTGAGATTCTCTCTTCTCGACCGAATACTTTAAGCGAAACCTCTAACGCCGGAATTCCGTTAGCGATTCAGGTCCAGAGCTTTGAACGCAAAGTGATTCATGATGCGCTGGTACGTCACAACGGCAAAATTACCCAAGTGATGCAAGAGCTCGATCTTCCACGGCGCACGCTCAACCAAAAAATGGCGCGCTATGCGTTGAATCGAAGTGATTATGTGAGTGGTGATTGAGACAAATTTGTGGCGGGATAAGCGAAATTTTGCTCACCACAAATTTGCTGCGGTTTGTTTGAATGATCACATTTCTTTAACTTTTGAGTCATTAACAAGGGGTATATGGCCAATATGACCCTGTGAAATGAGCGACTTTTTGCTCATCGCCCTCTTTGTAAATGAGCAAGATTTTGCTCATTTACGTCACCATATGAGTTTCTATCTAAATAATTCAATAACTTACAATTTGGCATCGCTTTTGCTCTTACAGATTTGATTTAACAAAATAATAACGTGAACAACTCTACATGGAGAGTAAAGATGAAATACAACAAACTGGTGAAAACCCTAGCGGTCGCGATGGCTTCTTTTGGTTTGGTATCGAATGCGGTAGCAGAAGATCGCAGCTACATCCTTGCAACGGCATCGACAGGGGGAACGTATTATCCAGTGGGGGTTGCTTTGGCGACCTTGAGCAAAGTGAAACTGGCACCTAAGCATCACTTCTCTTTGTCAGCGATCAGCTCAGCAGGATCTGGTGAGAACGTTAAGCTGCTGAATGAAAATGAAGCGCAATTTGCCATCCTGCAGGGGTTGTACGGCGCTTGGGCTTGGTCTGGTCAAGGTCCTTATGAGAAAAGTGGTCGCCAAGAAGGGCTACGCTCTGTGTCTATGCTTTGGCAAAACGTTGAGCACTTCATCGTTCGTTCGGACCTTGTGGAAAGTGGGACGGTAAGCGATCTGAACAATCTAGATGGCAAGAAGTTTTCCATCGGTAAGAAGAACTCAGGGACAGAGAACTCTGGTCGTCAAATCATGAAAGGCTTAGAGGTCGACCCAGACAAGTTTAATCTTGCCTACATGGGCTATGGTGGTAGTGCGAGTGCACTGCAAAATGGCACCATTGATGGCATGAACACGCCAGCGGGTGTTCCCGTCGGAGCGGTAACTCAAGCATTTGCAGCTCTGGGTGATGATATCCAAATCCTATCGTTTACCGATCAGCAGATCAAAATGGCGAATGGCAAATACAACCTTTGGACGAAATATGAAATTCCAGCCAACACCTACCCGGGTGTCGACAAGCCGATCACAACCATTGCTCAACCTAACTTCTTAGCGGTTCGACAAGACATTTCTGAAGAAGATGTTTACCAACTAACCAAAACAATTTACGAAAACCTACCATTCCTACAAGGCATTCACAAAGCAACAAAAGCGATGGCGATTGAAAAAGCGATCGCGGGTTTGCCACTTCCTCTTCATCCGGGAGCTGCTCGTTACTACAAAGAAGTGGGTGTCGAGATCCCGTCTGAACTATTGATCAACTGATCACCTGATAACGCGCACCCGATGAGCGGTGCGCGCTTCAATTATTATTTGTTTTGCTCTACTGAGAAGTTGGAGTGCGTTGGAGTGGATTATGAGCGATTCGATGCAAGAGGAATTGCAAAAATTTGAGTTACCTACCCGAACGGATTTTCCGTGGGTGGGCAAAGTCATTACCGCGTTTGGTGTGGTGCTATCGCTGTTACATATTTGGTTCAATACCTTGTCGACCTTACCCGAGTTATGGATTTCAGCAACGCACTTTGCGGGTTTTGCTGTGATTTGTGCGCTGTGGTACCCAGCCCATATTTCGCTAAAAAAGAGTAAGTTCGCGCTTGGGATCGATGTGCTGATTGCGATTGCGGCGCTTGCTTGTCTGGTGTACATCCCGTTTGCGGAAGATGCGCTGTATGAGCGAGGAGTCAAGTTTGTCGCCAGTGATTGGTTTTTTGCCATTCTTGCTATTGCCATTGTTATCGAATTGATTCGTCGAACCATGGGTTGGTTTATTCCCATGCTGATCTTGGTTTGTTTAAGCTACGTGGTGGTGTGGGGACAGTGGGCAAGTGGCATTTTCCATTTCCCGGGTTTAAGCCTTGAAACATTGCTGTACCGCAGCTTTTACTCTTCTGAAGGTATGTTTGGTTCGATCTCTCGGATCAGCTGGACCTTCGTTTTCATGTTCATCTTGTTCGGCGCCTTCTTAGTGCGTTCAGGGGTGGGCGATTACATTATTGATGTTGCTCGCGCGGCCGCGGGTAAAATCATTGGTGGTCCTGGGTTTATCGCCGTGATCGGCTCTGGTTTAATGGGATCTGTCTCTGGCTCGAGTGTCGCGAACACAGTGTCTACTGGCGTTATTAGTATCCCTTTAATGCAAAAAGCGGGCTTTCCATCTCGATTTGCTGCAGGGGTTGAAGCCGCGGCATCCACTGGTGGGCAACTGATGCCTCCTGTTATGGGGGCGGGTGCCTTCATTATGGCCTCTTACACGCAGATTCCTTATGTCGACATCATCGCGGTGTCGTTTATTCCTGCGCTGATTTACTTTCTATCCGTAGCGTTTTTTGTCCGTATCGAAGCAAAGCGCAGCGGGGTACAAAAAGTAACGACGAGCGATGAGTCTCTGTTTAAGGTGCTGATTTCCGGTTGGCACAATCTGATTCCATTGGCTGTGTTGGTCACGCTATTGGTTCAGGGTTTTACACCTACCTATGCAGCTGGGCTGTCTATCATTTCCGTGGTTGTCGCGTCGTGGTTTTCCAAAAATCACAAAATGGGCCCTAGAGCGATCATCGAAGCGCTTTCCCAAGGGGCGAAAAACATGGCAACGACGGCGGTGTTACTGGTGGGAATTGGCTTGGTCATTAACGTTATCAGTACCACGGGGATCGGAAACACCTTCTCGCTTATGATTGATGGCTGGGCGAATGGTGATTTGTTTACCATGATCGTGTTGATTGCACTTGCTTCATTGGTACTCGGTATGGGGCTTCCTGTTACCGCAGCGTATATTGTGCTGGGTACGCTTTCAGCCCCGGCGTTGTACAAGTTGCTGGCTGAGAATCAGCTACTTGATCTGCTTGTGGCTGGTCAACTGCCTGAACAAGCAAAAGCGATCTTTATGCTTGCCGCACCTGACAAGCTAGCGCTCTTGAGTGCACCTATGACCCTTGAAACGGCAAAAGAGATGATAGCGCTTGTTCCCGCTGATTTCATGGAAACGTTACTAGAGCAAAGCCTTGGTTTAGAAGCGGTTGGCCTAGCGCTGCTGTCGGCCCACTTAATCATTTTCTGGCTTTCTCAAGACAGTAACGTGACGCCGCCAGTATGTTTGACCGCGTTTGCGGCGGCGACGATCGCTAAAACGCCACCAATGCGCACAGGTTTAATGGCATGGAAAATCGCCAAAGGGCTTTACTTGGTGCCTCTGCTGATTGCGTATACCGGATTGGTCAGTTGGGATGTGACGTCAGTGCTTGTCACGGGTGTGTTTGCCATTGTCGGCACTTACGCTTTTATCGGTGCAATCGAAGGATACCTTGAGGGAGAACTCAATGTGCTAGTTCGTATTGGGTTGGTTGCGATTGGTTTGGCGCTCGTTTGGCCTGATGTACCGATCTGGATTCGCTTAGTGTTAAGTGGTGTGTTCATTGCGATTTTCCTTCACAGTGGTCGCCAATCTTCGACATTGGGCGTGAAGGAACCAGCGGACAAGGTGGCCAATTAACATGAGTATGGAACGAGTGTACGACTATGTGGTTGTAGGTGGCGGGATCGTCGGTGTGTCTACCGCTTGGCAACTCAAACAGTCCCAGCCTGATAAAACCATCCTATTGATTGAAAAAGAGTCGGGATTTGCCCATCACCAAACGGGGCATAACAGCGGTGTTATTCACGCGGGTGTCTATTATCAACCGGGAAGCCTCAAAGCTGAGTTTTGTAAACGAGGGGTAGAGCGGACGATCGATTTCTGCCGTCAGCACAATATAGCGGTCGAGAACTGCGGTAAATTGTTGGTCGCGACAAATGATGTGGAGCTGCAACGGATGCATGCCCTCTACCAACGCTGTGATGAGAATGGGATTGAAGTTGACCTGTTGGACCAAGCTCAGCTAAGTTTGGCTGAGCCGAATATCACAGGGCTTGGTGCTATTTACGTTAAATCGACCAGCATAGTGGATTACAAACTAGTCACCGCTCAGATGGCCAAGGAGTTTGTCGAACTCGGTGGAGAGGTGCAACTTGAATCGGAAGTGATTGCGGCTCAAGAGACCAGTGATGACATCTATCTCACTTGTATGAGCAAAGGCGAAAGCTCGGTGGTGGTGGGTAAGTTCTTAATCACGTGTTCGGGTCTGATGGCCGATCGAATGACCAAGATGTTATCTATTGAGACTGACTTTCAAATCGTGCCTTATCGCGGGGAGTATTATCGACTTGATTCCAAGCATAATGGCATAGTGAACCATCTTATATACCCCATTCCTGACCCTGATTTACCATTTCTGGGCGTACACCTCACCAGAATGATTGATGGTTCGGTGACGGTGGGGCCTAATGCCGTTCAGGGTTGGAAGCGGGAAGGGTATGGGGCGATCAATTTTAGCCTCAAAGACACTATGCAGATGCTGCGTTTCAGTGGCTTTTGGAAAGTGACAGCGAAACACCTCAAAACTGGGCTGGTGGAATTTAAAAACTCATGGTGGAAGCCCGGCTACTTGAAACTAGTTAACAAGTATTGCCCTAGCATTCAACTCAGTGATCTGAAGCCTTATCCTGCCGGCATTCGCGCTCAGGCGGTGATGAAAGATGGTACGCTCGTTCATGACTTTCTGTTTGCCGAAAGCCCTCGCAGTTTGCATGTTTGCAACGCACCATCTCCTGCTGCGACTTCAGCGATGCCTATTGGTGAATATATCTGCCAAAAGGTCATCGCTAAAGTGGGGTAAGTGAAGTTAAGGGGTTGGAATGGTGATGAAGGTTGCGTCAAATACGCTTCTATCACCTTCTGACAACTTAGCCTGATAATTAACTGCTTGCTGGTAGTGCTCTGCGGCTTGCGCGTTGTGATCGGATATAGATAACGCGTGGCTTAATACCGCGTTGGTGAATGCTTGAATCCAGTCTGCTCCTTCACCGTCAAAGTGTTCAAACGCGCTTTGGGCAAATGATAGGCTTAGCTCTGATCCGCTGATACAAAGCGCTCTTGCAACGGCGAGTTCAGCAAGATGTATGTTGTCTGCCGTACCGACGCTTGACCAATGATAGAGCGAAGTAAAGGCAACCGTGAGTAATCGTTGCTGCTCTTGTGTTGTACTGGCTTTTTCAGACAAGCTCCAAAACTCATTATTACTTTCAATCGCGAAGTAGCGGTTTAGGCGAGTGATGTCATCCTGTGTCGGTTTTGCCATGAGACGTCCTTTTGTTATTTTTGGATTGATAGATATAGGCTGAACTTCCATGGTATTTATCATTAGCAGAAAAGTACGATTGCTAAATAAGTTGTTGGAAACACGTTAGGTTTTTAATGCAAGAGAGCTGCAAATGATGGAATGAAAAAGCCCGAGCATCTATATGCTCGGGCTTGTTTTTCATCGAGTGAGTTAAGCTTGAATTAACTCTGCGGCTTTCTTCATTGCTTCTTTGGTTGAGCACTCAACCACGTTCGCGTTAGCAAAGCGCTGTGCGTCTTTGACTTGAATGTCGTGAGCGAGAATTACCAGCTTCGCGTTTGCGACATCTAGGTCAGTGATGCGGTTCTGAATGCCGTTTTGACCTTGAGTTTCTACCTTAATCTTAATGCCTGCTGCGGCGCCTGCTTTCTCTAGCGCTTTCGCTGCCATGAAAGTGTGTGCCACACCTGATGGGCAACATGTTACCGCTACTACGTCGTACTCACCTTCACCTGCTGCTGGAGCCGCTTGAGCTTGTACAGGTGCAGCTTGTTCGATTTCTTCATCTGACTCTTCAGCCACTGGTTTCCAGAAGCCTACGATAAGTGCAGTCGTTAGCGAGCCTAGTGCAATACCAACCACGTACATTGGAATGTTGCTTGATACAGGCGCCGTGATTAGACCGCCCCATGGTGCGTGTAGTAGAACGTCTGTTAGGAAACCGAACACACAGCCAACGATACCACCGGCAACGATTGAAGGAAGTACGCGCATTGGGTCATTCGCTGCGAATGGAATCGCGCCTTCAGAGATACCGATAGAGCCCATGATTGCGGCAGCTTTACCTGCCTCTTGCTCTTGCTTAGTGAACTTCTTCTTGAATAGGAAGGTTGCTAGTGCCATGCCTAGAGGAGGCGTACAGATTGCGATACCAACACCACCCATTAGCCATGGTTGAGTGTCTACTTGAGTTTGAGCAAATAGCGTCGCGACTTTGTTGATTGGACCGCCCATATCGAACGCCGTCATACCACCAAGAATCGTACCTAGAACCACTTTAGAGGCGCCAGCCATTGAAGCTAGGAACTCGTTCATAGATGCCATGAACAGTTTGATTGGCTCACCGATACCCCATAAAACGATACCTGCGGAGATAAGCGTACCGATAAGTGGGTAGATGAAATAAGCGCCGAGCGCCGTCATGTTCGCTGAAAGTGGGATCTTCTTAAGTTGGAATACCACACCACCGGCAATGAAACCTGCAACGATACAACCTAAGAAACCGCCGCCCATATCCGCCATAATGCCAGAAGAGATCATCGCTGGTGCAAGTGCTGGTTTATCAGCAATAGAATAGCCAATGAAGCCACCCAAAATAATTGGGAACAGCACCAGACCTTTAATACCGATATTAGAAATATCAGCCAATAAACCGTCTGCTGGAACCGCACCTTTACCTGATGCCATTACCGCTAATGCCAGAAGTACACCACCCGCAACAATAAATGGAAGCATATGAGAAGTACCAAATAAAAGGTGTCCTTTCATGGTGCCGAGTAGTTTTTTAAAATCGCTATTGTTAGTAGCTTGAGTTGTTAGGGTACTCATAATTACTACGCCTTATGAATTAGTTAAAATATTAAGGATTTGTTGTTCGTCTTTTGCGTTTTGGACCTCTTCAATAAACTCTTCGCTAAATTTTCCGAATAGTTCTTGAAGAACATAAATATGATGATCGGCGCCGTTATCCGGTGATGCGATCATAAAAAATAGGCTGGGTTTGATGCCGTCTTCATCGCCGTATTCGATGCCTTCATGCTTTACGCCGACGGCAATAGCAGGGTTAGTAACGGCTTGGCTTTTGGCATGCGGGTAAGCAATGCCATCCATAGAGGTGACGCTTAAGGATTCACGCGTTTCAATATCATTCAAGAATGCGGATTTGTTATTAATACGCTCGTTATTGAATAACATTTCTGCAAGCTCTTCGAAGGCTTCTTTTTTATTATTTGCTTGAAGGTTGACTTTAATTAAATTGACGTTGGTTAGTTCGGTAATCATTTGTTTTACTCATCAGTGCTTATGCAATGGAGTTAATTTAATCCTTGCCGCTAAACTCGGAAATAGTAAAAAAAATCCAACTACTAGACTTTTGTATCCGCTAATTTTAAGTGTGATAGGCGTCATTTTTAGCCTGTGTTAACGGTCACAAAATAAACGTGAATCACGAAATAGAAAGAGATAAAAAAGCCCCGCATAAGCAGGGCAATAAACGAGTGCTGACCTTGGGGGAAGGCAGGAGCACAGTCGTTAACTGTAAGCGCGAGCGACTCGACCTGCGCAAGCTATGGTGTATTGCTCAGCGTAAGCAGGAATAAATACCGACTTGCCCTTTTCGATGACGCACTGCTCACCGCAAATGTGGGTTAGGAGCATGGCTTCATCCAGAGGAAGCAGTATTTCAGCGCCTTGTGTCTTAATTTCTCGCCGTTCGGAGTGTTCAATAATGGCGAATTTAAAATCTTCGACCGGAATTGGGTATTCGAGCATGCCGTTGTTCTGTGTCGGCTCTAACAACAGGCTATCGAGTCGTTTTTCGTTAAAGCGAGTGCAAGAAACCAGCTCTTTCACATCCATGTATTTTGGCGTGAGTCCGGCGCGCAGCACATTGTCGGAGTTTGCCATGATCTCGAGTCCAGTACCTTTGATATAGGCATGAGGCGTTTCTGCATCTAAATACATTGCTTGGCCAGGTTTTAAAACGATCACATTGAGGATCAATGGAGCAAACAGACCCACATCGCCCGGGTACTGCTCTTCAAGTTCCACAATCAGGTTAAACAGTGGCGTTGGCGACTGCTTGGCTTTTATGATCAGCTTCATTAATGCCACTTCTCTCTGCTTACCTTGCAGTGATAACAAGGCTGAGAAGAAGTTTGCTAAACCATTAGGGCTTTGATCGCCTGACAGATCGTTCACCAGCGAATTGAGTTCAGGAATATCAAGGTAGTTGAAATGGGCAAGGATCTCGTTAATCGGTCTAAAGCCATTCATCGCCGTGTAGTCGGTTAACGCATAAACAAGCTCAGGTTTGTGGTTGGCATCTTTGTAGTTGCGCTGGCTTGCAGAAAGTGGAATACCTTGCTGCTCTTCACGTTTAAACCCAAACTCCGCCTGATGTTTGTTCGGATGGACTTGAATCGAGAGCGCTTTTTCGGCCGCGAGCACTTTAAACAGGTAAGGTAGTTCACCAAAGCGGCGAGCAATCTTATCACTCAAAAACAGATTAAGGTTTTGGCCGATTAGATTAGACAGTTTGGTCTGCTTGGTTCCAGTATCCACCAGTGAGCAACCATTTGGGTGTGCGCCCATCCAGATCTCGGCTTGTGGCTCACCTGACGCGTTTGCAGTGCCAAATAGTTGAGTAAACGAAGATGGGCTGCCCCATGCGTAGTTTTGAATCACGTTTGTCATCGGGTAAAACACACGCTCAAACAACGATTCAGTATTGATAGGTAGTTCAGACATAGAGATCACCATAAAGAGAAAAGTGGCTTGGACGTGTTGCCCAAGCCAATATCAAAGGGAAGAGTTAAGCCGCAGCAGCGGTGTATTTCGCTTTGCGAAGGTTCTTTAAGGTGATGCAAGTTAGAGCGGTTACGCCCGCACCTGCTGCCATACAAACAAGGGCGAGCAGTGGGTAGTTCATTGCACCAAGTAGAGCGACAACTGGGCCACCGTGAGCAACGCTGTTAGTAATGCCGAATGAGAACGCCATCACGGCAGCAACCATAGAGCCCAATACGTTGGCAGGAATTACCGACATAGGATCTTGCGCCGCAAATGGAATCGCACCTTCAGAGATGCCAACTAAGCCCATTGCGCCTGCCGCTTTTCCTGCTTCAATTTCAGAAGATTCAAACAGCTCAAACTTACGACCCAGTACCGTTGCCAGAGCCATACCTAATGGCGCGACAGGGATTGCACATGCCATTGCACCCATAAATTGAGTTTGGCCGCTTGCAATCATGCCGACAGAGAATAGGAACGCGACCTTGTTAAATGGACCGCCCATATCAAAGCCAGCCATGCCGCCGAGTACGATACCCAGTAGAACCACGTTGCCTGTGCTCATGCTAGTAAGCAGTGCGGTCAAACTGTCCATCAATCCTGCGATTGGAGCGCCAATAACAAAGATAAACAGACCGGCAATAAACAGTGAGCCTGTGAT includes the following:
- the lhgO gene encoding L-2-hydroxyglutarate oxidase, giving the protein MERVYDYVVVGGGIVGVSTAWQLKQSQPDKTILLIEKESGFAHHQTGHNSGVIHAGVYYQPGSLKAEFCKRGVERTIDFCRQHNIAVENCGKLLVATNDVELQRMHALYQRCDENGIEVDLLDQAQLSLAEPNITGLGAIYVKSTSIVDYKLVTAQMAKEFVELGGEVQLESEVIAAQETSDDIYLTCMSKGESSVVVGKFLITCSGLMADRMTKMLSIETDFQIVPYRGEYYRLDSKHNGIVNHLIYPIPDPDLPFLGVHLTRMIDGSVTVGPNAVQGWKREGYGAINFSLKDTMQMLRFSGFWKVTAKHLKTGLVEFKNSWWKPGYLKLVNKYCPSIQLSDLKPYPAGIRAQAVMKDGTLVHDFLFAESPRSLHVCNAPSPAATSAMPIGEYICQKVIAKVG
- a CDS encoding fructose-specific PTS transporter subunit EIIC; this encodes MSTLTTQATNNSDFKKLLGTMKGHLLFGTSHMLPFIVAGGVLLALAVMASGKGAVPADGLLADISNIGIKGLVLFPIILGGFIGYSIADKPALAPAMISSGIMADMGGGFLGCIVAGFIAGGVVFQLKKIPLSANMTALGAYFIYPLIGTLISAGIVLWGIGEPIKLFMASMNEFLASMAGASKVVLGTILGGMTAFDMGGPINKVATLFAQTQVDTQPWLMGGVGIAICTPPLGMALATFLFKKKFTKQEQEAGKAAAIMGSIGISEGAIPFAANDPMRVLPSIVAGGIVGCVFGFLTDVLLHAPWGGLITAPVSSNIPMYVVGIALGSLTTALIVGFWKPVAEESDEEIEQAAPVQAQAAPAAGEGEYDVVAVTCCPSGVAHTFMAAKALEKAGAAAGIKIKVETQGQNGIQNRITDLDVANAKLVILAHDIQVKDAQRFANANVVECSTKEAMKKAAELIQA
- a CDS encoding PTS sugar transporter subunit IIA gives rise to the protein MITELTNVNLIKVNLQANNKKEAFEELAEMLFNNERINNKSAFLNDIETRESLSVTSMDGIAYPHAKSQAVTNPAIAVGVKHEGIEYGDEDGIKPSLFFMIASPDNGADHHIYVLQELFGKFSEEFIEEVQNAKDEQQILNILTNS
- the manA gene encoding mannose-6-phosphate isomerase, class I; its protein translation is MSELPINTESLFERVFYPMTNVIQNYAWGSPSSFTQLFGTANASGEPQAEIWMGAHPNGCSLVDTGTKQTKLSNLIGQNLNLFLSDKIARRFGELPYLFKVLAAEKALSIQVHPNKHQAEFGFKREEQQGIPLSASQRNYKDANHKPELVYALTDYTAMNGFRPINEILAHFNYLDIPELNSLVNDLSGDQSPNGLANFFSALLSLQGKQREVALMKLIIKAKQSPTPLFNLIVELEEQYPGDVGLFAPLILNVIVLKPGQAMYLDAETPHAYIKGTGLEIMANSDNVLRAGLTPKYMDVKELVSCTRFNEKRLDSLLLEPTQNNGMLEYPIPVEDFKFAIIEHSERREIKTQGAEILLPLDEAMLLTHICGEQCVIEKGKSVFIPAYAEQYTIACAGRVARAYS